CGACTATTGTATGTTATAAGCCCCAATATAATTACCAATATTGCTATTGCAATAAGAATGATTCCTTTTTGTTTCATAAAACTAAAGATTGTTCTTTCCTATTAGTATAACAAATTCTCCTTTTATCGCATCCTTGCCCCCAATCCAAGACACAGCTTCGGCTGCTGTGCCGTAAAATGTCTCTTCAAACTTTTTGGTAAGCTCCCGGGCAACAAATACACGGCGTTCACCGAGCGTTTCACGAATAACCTCAAGCGTATTTTTTACGCGAAACGGCGATTCGTACACAATAACCGTGTATTCGTACGCCTCCACCATGCGGAAAAAATTCTTTTTCTGCCCTGCTTTCCTTGGGGGAAATCCCAAAAAAAGAAAACTGTCCGTAGGGAGTCCGGAAATGCTCAATGACGCAATAAGCGCTGACGGCCCCGGAATAGAGACGACGCGCACCCCCTCTTCCTGGGCTTGTTTCACGACACGGAAGCCCGGGTCTGATATCCCGGGCGTGCCCGCGTCAGATACCAAAGCGACATTTTTCCCTTGGCGTATAAGGGAAATGATGGTTTTTGCCTGTTTTTCTTCATTGTGCTCCCGATAGCTTATGAGCTGCTTTGACACCCCAATGTGTGAAAGGATTTTGCGTGTAACACGCATATCTTCTGCAGCAATGACATCAGCTTCTTTGAGTGTTTCTATGGCACGCAAGGTAATATCGCCCAAATTTCCTATGGGCGTGGCTACTACATAAAGTGCACATTCTCGGGGCATGGTTTTATTGGGTCGCAAGATCCCCTATATAGAATCCGGGAAGCAATGCCCGAGCGGTTTCAGAGTGAGAGGTTCCTGAACTAGGGCGAGACTCAAACATACTCGTTGCATCCTTGCCGCATCCTTGGATGATTGCGGGTCCTCCGGGGTGCGTAGGGATAAATTCGGTTACATCGTACACTTTTCCGTGTATTGCAAGCCAACAATCATCCTTTGTGTTG
The DNA window shown above is from Candidatus Niyogibacteria bacterium CG10_big_fil_rev_8_21_14_0_10_46_36 and carries:
- the rsmI gene encoding 16S rRNA (cytidine(1402)-2'-O)-methyltransferase, with the translated sequence MPRECALYVVATPIGNLGDITLRAIETLKEADVIAAEDMRVTRKILSHIGVSKQLISYREHNEEKQAKTIISLIRQGKNVALVSDAGTPGISDPGFRVVKQAQEEGVRVVSIPGPSALIASLSISGLPTDSFLFLGFPPRKAGQKKNFFRMVEAYEYTVIVYESPFRVKNTLEVIRETLGERRVFVARELTKKFEETFYGTAAEAVSWIGGKDAIKGEFVILIGKNNL
- a CDS encoding cytochrome B → MMEDAGDGVIEDGSMSDQVTLYTLTDVATHNTKDDCWLAIHGKVYDVTEFIPTHPGGPAIIQGCGKDATSMFESRPSSGTSHSETARALLPGFYIGDLATQ